A stretch of the Paenibacillus dendritiformis genome encodes the following:
- the coaBC gene encoding bifunctional phosphopantothenoylcysteine decarboxylase/phosphopantothenate--cysteine ligase CoaBC produces the protein MLQGKSILLGVTGGIAAYKAAALCSKLKQEGAEVRVIMTASATQFISELTFQTLSRQPVYTDTFDERDPSVVSHIDLADHADLVLVAPATANVIAKMAHGLADDMLSTTLLATTAPVMVAPAMNVHMYAHPAVVHNMEILRSRGVRFIEPEEGLLACGYTGKGRLAEPEHIVEYVKRWFREGGKESALRPAGAASQGRERPGLLQGKRVLITAGGTVERIDPVRYITNDSSGKMGFAVAEAARDMGACVTVIAGQTQSVPPEGVELIRVETALDMRDAVIARYEDADIVVKAAAVADYRPVHRAAHKLKKTGERLVIELERNPDILQELGEKKKNQLLIGFAAETEQLEQYALDKLARKNLDFIVANDVSRPDAGFGSDRNEVHIYSKKGLVERIPLTAKSEVARRLLKIAAQRISAGGEPPSMPDEVHSLEP, from the coding sequence ATGCTGCAAGGAAAATCGATATTGCTCGGCGTCACGGGCGGCATTGCGGCTTACAAGGCTGCAGCGCTGTGCAGCAAGTTGAAGCAGGAGGGAGCCGAGGTGCGCGTCATTATGACGGCATCGGCGACTCAGTTTATTTCGGAGCTGACGTTCCAGACCTTGTCGCGCCAGCCGGTGTATACGGATACGTTCGACGAACGGGACCCTTCGGTCGTCTCCCATATCGATCTGGCGGATCATGCGGATCTGGTGCTGGTGGCGCCGGCTACGGCGAACGTGATCGCCAAGATGGCGCATGGACTGGCGGATGACATGCTGTCGACGACATTGCTCGCCACGACGGCGCCGGTCATGGTAGCTCCGGCCATGAATGTACATATGTACGCCCACCCGGCCGTCGTGCACAATATGGAGATATTGCGGTCGCGGGGCGTCCGGTTCATCGAGCCGGAAGAAGGCCTTCTCGCTTGCGGCTACACCGGCAAGGGAAGGCTGGCCGAGCCGGAGCATATCGTGGAATATGTAAAGCGCTGGTTCCGGGAAGGCGGGAAAGAGTCTGCTTTGCGGCCAGCCGGCGCAGCCAGCCAAGGAAGGGAACGGCCCGGACTCCTTCAGGGCAAGCGGGTGTTGATTACGGCAGGCGGCACGGTCGAGCGCATCGATCCGGTCCGCTACATTACGAACGATTCGTCCGGGAAAATGGGCTTCGCGGTCGCGGAAGCCGCCCGCGACATGGGGGCCTGCGTGACGGTCATCGCCGGGCAGACCCAGTCGGTTCCTCCGGAGGGCGTCGAGCTGATCCGCGTCGAGACGGCGTTGGATATGCGGGATGCCGTCATCGCGCGGTACGAAGATGCGGACATTGTCGTAAAGGCCGCGGCCGTCGCTGATTACCGGCCGGTGCACCGGGCCGCCCACAAGCTGAAGAAGACAGGCGAGCGGCTCGTCATCGAGCTGGAGCGGAATCCGGATATTTTGCAGGAGCTGGGCGAGAAGAAGAAAAATCAACTGTTAATCGGGTTTGCCGCCGAGACAGAGCAACTTGAGCAGTATGCCCTGGACAAGCTGGCGCGCAAAAATCTCGATTTTATCGTTGCGAACGATGTCTCTCGCCCGGACGCGGGCTTCGGCTCCGATCGCAATGAAGTGCATATATATAGTAAAAAAGGACTCGTCGAACGCATCCCGCTTACGGCCAAGAGCGAGGTAGCCCGCAGGCTGCTGAAGATTGCCGCTCAGAGGATCTCTGCGGGAGGCGAACCGCCATCCATGCCTGACGAGGTGCATTCGCTTGAGCCATAA
- the priA gene encoding primosomal protein N' has translation MSHNGAGRIRDEAHAEALGSHPGSPIARVIVDVSVKDTDRPFDYAVPPSMAEWIEKGSRVGVPFGGRTVQGFVIGFSDRTDVPLSRLKPIQQLLDVVPPLPADLVDLGMWMSDRYVCTLTAALQAMIPGAIKGKREKALSLGDDARLFLQGADGGTDELALHPDRLLDDPQTRSLLAYVQRHEPLPAPKLLQAFPQAARLIKEALQHGWLQETERIKDRIGVKRLKRVTLTVDDVGEAVGKLGSRAGRQQETLRLLQEYGGELPLKSLNASAVKALEAKGYVAVDEVEVMRDPYAQRRFRPSKPLPLTEEQSRVFEAIARAVDEQEHQTFLLHGVTGSGKTEVYLQAIERCLASGREAIVLVPEISLTPQMVERFKGRFGSRVAVMHSRLSQGERYDEWRKIREGRVQVAIGARSAVFAPFPRIGLIIMDEEHESSYKQEETPKYHARDVAIERARRQGAVVVLGSATPAMETYYASRLNGYEQLPAGLEPPPWELAPLAMPSRVGGRPLPPVTIVDMREQLKLGNRSMFSAPLEAALEQRLERQEQTVLLLNRRGYSTFVMCRSCGYVAQCPECDISLTYHMKTGHMRCHYCGHAERAPEVCPSCESEHIRYFGTGTQRVEEQLARRFPGIRVIRMDVDTTSEKGSHERLLQQFRERKADVLLGTQMVAKGLDFPHVTLVGVIAADSALHMPDFRAAEKTFHLLTQVAGRAGRHDLPGEVIVQTYAPEHYSIIHASGHDYRGFASEELRHRRNLMVPPFCRLALLSMSHEQLPLLVRVAENAAQRLKELAERQGWLLPLHEHTDAIEILGPVASPIPRIKNRYRFQCIIKCRGDVNLSGLLAEAMREFDSIAKEQDVRFSVDIDPQMMM, from the coding sequence TTGAGCCATAATGGAGCGGGGCGGATTCGGGACGAAGCGCATGCGGAGGCACTCGGATCTCATCCCGGGTCGCCGATTGCGCGCGTTATTGTCGATGTGTCGGTGAAAGACACGGATCGGCCGTTCGACTACGCGGTTCCTCCGTCCATGGCGGAGTGGATCGAAAAGGGCAGCCGGGTCGGCGTCCCGTTCGGGGGGCGGACGGTGCAGGGCTTCGTCATCGGATTCTCCGATCGGACGGATGTGCCGCTCTCCCGGCTGAAGCCGATACAGCAACTCCTGGATGTCGTACCGCCCCTCCCGGCCGATCTCGTCGATCTCGGAATGTGGATGAGCGATCGCTATGTATGCACCTTAACGGCCGCTCTGCAAGCGATGATTCCGGGAGCTATCAAGGGCAAGCGGGAAAAGGCGCTCTCGCTGGGCGACGATGCCCGCCTGTTCCTTCAAGGCGCCGACGGCGGAACGGATGAATTGGCCTTGCATCCGGATCGTCTGCTGGACGACCCGCAGACCCGCAGCCTGCTTGCTTATGTGCAGCGGCACGAGCCGCTGCCGGCGCCGAAGCTGCTGCAGGCCTTTCCCCAGGCAGCGCGCCTCATTAAGGAAGCGCTCCAGCATGGCTGGCTTCAGGAGACGGAGCGGATTAAGGATCGCATCGGCGTCAAGCGGTTGAAGCGGGTAACGCTAACGGTCGATGATGTCGGCGAGGCGGTTGGCAAGCTGGGGAGCCGGGCCGGAAGACAGCAGGAAACGCTGCGCCTTCTGCAGGAGTATGGCGGTGAACTGCCGCTCAAAAGCTTGAACGCCTCCGCGGTCAAGGCGCTTGAGGCCAAAGGCTATGTGGCCGTCGACGAAGTCGAGGTGATGCGCGATCCGTACGCTCAACGCCGTTTCCGGCCATCGAAGCCGCTGCCGCTGACAGAAGAGCAGTCGCGTGTCTTCGAAGCAATCGCGCGGGCGGTGGACGAACAGGAGCATCAGACGTTTTTGCTGCACGGAGTAACCGGGAGCGGCAAGACAGAGGTCTATCTGCAGGCGATCGAGCGGTGTCTCGCTTCCGGGCGCGAAGCGATCGTGCTCGTGCCGGAGATCTCGCTGACTCCGCAGATGGTCGAGCGCTTCAAGGGGAGATTCGGTTCCCGGGTAGCGGTCATGCATAGCCGACTCTCCCAAGGCGAACGTTACGACGAGTGGCGCAAAATCCGGGAAGGCCGCGTTCAGGTGGCGATCGGGGCCCGCTCGGCGGTGTTTGCCCCTTTTCCCCGGATTGGCCTTATTATTATGGATGAAGAGCATGAGTCATCCTACAAGCAGGAAGAGACGCCGAAATATCACGCCCGCGATGTCGCGATCGAACGGGCGCGCCGGCAGGGAGCCGTCGTCGTCCTCGGTTCGGCAACGCCTGCGATGGAGACGTATTACGCCTCCCGTCTGAACGGCTACGAGCAGCTCCCCGCTGGGCTGGAGCCGCCCCCCTGGGAGCTGGCTCCCCTGGCAATGCCTTCTCGAGTCGGAGGAAGGCCGCTTCCTCCGGTCACGATCGTCGATATGCGGGAGCAGCTGAAGCTCGGCAACCGTTCGATGTTCAGCGCGCCGTTGGAAGCGGCGCTGGAGCAGCGGCTGGAGCGGCAGGAGCAGACCGTGCTGCTGTTGAACCGCAGGGGCTACTCGACGTTCGTCATGTGCCGCAGCTGCGGCTATGTCGCTCAGTGTCCGGAATGCGATATTTCATTGACGTATCATATGAAGACGGGGCATATGCGCTGCCATTACTGCGGTCATGCGGAGCGGGCGCCGGAAGTATGCCCGTCCTGCGAGAGCGAGCATATCCGTTATTTCGGCACAGGCACCCAGCGGGTAGAGGAACAGCTCGCCCGGCGCTTTCCCGGCATTCGCGTCATCCGAATGGACGTGGACACGACCTCGGAGAAAGGATCGCATGAGCGGCTGCTGCAGCAGTTCCGCGAACGGAAGGCCGACGTGCTGTTAGGCACGCAGATGGTGGCGAAGGGGCTAGACTTTCCGCATGTCACGCTGGTTGGCGTTATTGCCGCCGATTCGGCGCTGCATATGCCGGACTTCCGCGCGGCCGAGAAGACATTCCACCTGCTGACACAGGTCGCCGGCCGGGCAGGACGCCATGATCTGCCGGGGGAAGTCATCGTGCAGACCTATGCCCCGGAGCATTACTCCATTATCCATGCGTCGGGACATGATTATCGCGGCTTCGCCTCCGAAGAGCTGCGGCACCGCCGCAACCTGATGGTGCCGCCCTTCTGCCGTCTGGCGCTGCTGTCGATGTCGCATGAACAGCTGCCGCTGCTCGTGCGCGTGGCCGAGAACGCAGCTCAGCGGCTCAAGGAGCTGGCTGAGCGTCAGGGCTGGCTGCTTCCGCTGCATGAGCATACGGACGCGATAGAGATTCTCGGTCCGGTCGCTTCTCCGATTCCGCGCATCAAGAACCGCTATCGGTTCCAGTGCATTATCAAATGCAGGGGAGACGTGAATTTGTCGGGTCTGCTGGCGGAAGCGATGCGCGAGTTCGATTCAATCGCCAAGGAACAGGACGTCCGGTTCAGCGTCGATATCGACCCGCAGATGATGATGTAG
- the def gene encoding peptide deformylase codes for MALRIIVHEPDPVLHQVAKEVTKVTPNIHKLLNDMADTMYHAEGVGLAAPQIGILKRVIVVDVGDEHGLIEMINPVILKAEGEQLGPEGCLSIPGLNGDVRRHQHITVQGLDRHGNTFTVEASDFLARAFQHEIDHLNGILFTEIAESVYEVPREGRKSE; via the coding sequence ATGGCGTTGCGGATTATTGTACATGAACCGGATCCGGTTCTTCATCAGGTAGCGAAAGAGGTCACGAAGGTGACACCGAATATCCACAAGCTGCTGAATGATATGGCGGACACGATGTACCACGCGGAGGGCGTGGGCCTGGCCGCGCCTCAGATCGGGATTTTGAAGCGAGTGATCGTCGTCGATGTCGGAGACGAGCATGGCTTGATCGAGATGATTAACCCGGTCATTCTGAAGGCGGAAGGGGAACAGCTTGGGCCGGAGGGATGCCTTAGCATTCCGGGGCTGAACGGCGATGTGCGCCGCCATCAGCATATTACGGTTCAAGGCCTTGACCGCCATGGCAACACGTTCACGGTGGAAGCGTCGGATTTCCTGGCACGCGCTTTCCAGCATGAGATTGACCATTTGAACGGGATTTTGTTCACCGAGATTGCGGAGAGCGTGTATGAAGTTCCGCGCGAAGGCAGGAAGTCGGAATGA
- the fmt gene encoding methionyl-tRNA formyltransferase, producing MTKIVFMGTPDFAVASLRMLIQEGYDIAAVVTQPDRPVGRKRVLTPTPVKAEALQHGLTVWQPEKLRTSDTVEDIRALQPDLIVTAAYGQILPKAVLDIPRLGCINVHGSLLPKYRGGAPIQRSIMNGETVTGVTIMYMAEGMDTGDMISRVEVPIGPDDNAGTMFAKLSEAGADLLRRTLPDIIAGRVEAVPQPHDEATYAPNLKREDERIDWTRPSEQIANQVRGLVPFSGAFTTWNGEVFKVWACRAEPAAAGEAEAVPGTVLTAGADGLRVQTGQGVLNLLEVQPAGKKAMPASEFLRGGKMEQGTVLS from the coding sequence ATGACGAAAATCGTATTTATGGGGACGCCGGATTTTGCCGTCGCTTCCCTCCGCATGCTGATCCAGGAAGGGTATGACATCGCGGCTGTGGTGACGCAGCCGGATCGTCCCGTCGGCCGCAAGCGGGTGTTGACACCGACGCCGGTGAAGGCGGAAGCGCTGCAGCACGGATTGACGGTATGGCAGCCGGAAAAGCTTCGCACTTCGGATACGGTGGAAGATATTCGCGCCCTCCAGCCCGATCTGATCGTAACGGCGGCGTACGGGCAGATCTTGCCGAAGGCGGTGCTTGATATTCCCCGGCTCGGCTGCATCAACGTGCATGGATCGCTGCTTCCGAAGTACCGGGGCGGCGCTCCGATTCAGCGTTCGATCATGAACGGAGAGACGGTGACGGGCGTCACCATTATGTATATGGCGGAAGGCATGGATACGGGCGACATGATCAGCCGGGTCGAGGTGCCGATTGGCCCCGACGACAATGCGGGCACGATGTTCGCGAAGCTGAGCGAGGCCGGGGCGGATCTGCTCCGGCGCACGCTGCCTGATATTATTGCCGGCCGGGTCGAAGCGGTGCCGCAGCCTCATGACGAGGCGACCTACGCGCCGAATCTGAAGCGCGAGGATGAGCGAATCGATTGGACACGCCCGTCGGAGCAGATCGCCAATCAGGTGCGGGGTCTCGTTCCGTTTTCCGGGGCCTTCACCACCTGGAACGGCGAAGTATTCAAGGTGTGGGCCTGCCGGGCGGAGCCCGCTGCGGCCGGAGAGGCCGAGGCTGTCCCGGGGACTGTTCTGACGGCCGGTGCGGACGGCCTTCGCGTCCAGACCGGACAAGGGGTTCTTAACCTGCTAGAAGTGCAGCCCGCCGGCAAGAAGGCCATGCCGGCCTCCGAGTTCCTTCGCGGCGGCAAAATGGAGCAAGGGACGGTGCTGTCGTGA
- the rsmB gene encoding 16S rRNA (cytosine(967)-C(5))-methyltransferase RsmB, which produces MTARDVALEVLVRVEKEGSYSNLELNRALKEAQLERADAGLATELVYGTIQRLNTIDGVLARKVQRGLAKLKPWVRNLLRMTVYQLRYLDRVPPHAAVNEAVAIAKRRGQQAMGGFVNGVLRAIMREPELWDAPPAEGAISRIAWEHSHPEWLVARWIAAYGEAETAAMCAANNRPPHGSARVNRLRGTREALLAEMRTDGYRAEASALSPDGIVAAGAGNLAHSAWYRDGRLSVQDESSMLVVEALRPEPGMRVLDCCAAPGGKSTHIAERMGDMGEVTANDVHAHKVALIEEQSARLGLTSLRVMNVDAAELGQALPPASFDAVLLDAPCTGFGVIRRKPDIKWAKREEDVAAIAALQERLLMEAARMVRPGGRLVYSTCTVEPEENGDAVRRFLERTPGWALDASWTRDLPQDPLDAALRRSPAGMLQVLPQDAGSDGFFIACLQRTDEASAEGN; this is translated from the coding sequence ATGACGGCACGCGATGTCGCGCTGGAGGTGCTTGTCCGGGTAGAGAAGGAAGGCTCCTACAGCAATCTGGAGCTGAACCGGGCGCTGAAGGAAGCGCAGTTGGAACGGGCGGACGCCGGGCTGGCGACGGAGCTGGTGTACGGCACGATTCAGCGCCTCAACACGATTGACGGCGTGCTGGCGAGGAAGGTGCAGCGCGGCTTGGCGAAGCTGAAGCCCTGGGTCCGCAATCTGCTCCGCATGACGGTCTACCAGCTTCGCTATCTTGACCGCGTGCCTCCGCATGCGGCGGTGAACGAAGCGGTCGCGATTGCGAAGCGGCGCGGTCAGCAGGCGATGGGCGGCTTCGTGAACGGAGTTCTGCGCGCCATCATGCGCGAACCGGAGCTGTGGGACGCACCGCCTGCCGAAGGCGCCATCAGCCGCATCGCCTGGGAGCATTCGCATCCGGAGTGGCTCGTCGCCCGCTGGATCGCCGCTTACGGCGAAGCCGAGACGGCCGCCATGTGCGCGGCGAACAACCGGCCGCCGCATGGCAGCGCGCGGGTGAACCGGCTGCGCGGCACGCGGGAGGCGCTGCTGGCCGAGATGCGAACGGACGGCTACCGGGCCGAGGCGTCCGCGCTCTCGCCCGACGGCATCGTAGCCGCCGGCGCCGGCAATCTGGCGCACAGCGCCTGGTATCGCGACGGCCGCCTGTCGGTACAGGACGAGAGCTCCATGCTCGTCGTCGAGGCGCTGCGGCCGGAACCGGGCATGCGCGTCCTGGACTGCTGCGCCGCGCCAGGCGGCAAATCGACCCATATCGCCGAACGGATGGGCGATATGGGCGAAGTGACGGCGAACGACGTCCACGCCCATAAGGTGGCGCTAATCGAGGAGCAGTCCGCCCGGCTTGGCTTGACGTCGCTCCGCGTAATGAACGTCGATGCGGCGGAACTGGGACAAGCCTTGCCGCCTGCATCGTTCGACGCCGTGCTCTTGGACGCGCCATGCACCGGCTTCGGCGTCATTCGCCGCAAGCCGGACATCAAATGGGCGAAGCGCGAGGAAGATGTCGCGGCGATCGCCGCGCTTCAGGAGCGGCTGCTGATGGAAGCGGCACGAATGGTGCGCCCCGGCGGCCGGCTCGTCTACTCGACCTGCACGGTCGAGCCGGAGGAGAATGGGGACGCCGTCCGCCGCTTCCTGGAACGAACGCCCGGCTGGGCGCTGGATGCATCGTGGACCCGCGATTTGCCGCAGGACCCGCTGGACGCAGCCTTGCGCAGGAGCCCCGCGGGCATGCTGCAGGTGCTGCCGCAGGATGCCGGGTCTGACGGCTTCTTCATTGCCTGTCTTCAGCGTACGGATGAAGCGTCGGCGGAAGGAAACTGA
- the rlmN gene encoding 23S rRNA (adenine(2503)-C(2))-methyltransferase RlmN: protein MKPFIYDYTFEQLEQWLKEQGEPAFRAGQIFDWLYVKRVTRFEEMTNLSKGLRGKLDESFDFVNLKVITHMKSQDGTVKFLFGLHDDHAIETVIMKHNYGNSICVTTQVGCRVGCTFCASTLGGLKRNLTAGEIVAQVVTAQKMLDETNERISSIVIMGTGEPFENYDATMAFLRTMIHERGLNIGQRHITVSTSGIVPSIYRFADENTQINLAISIHAPNDALRSKLMPVNRRYPFIEVMEALKHYQVKTGRRITFEYALIGGVNDKVEHAEELADMLKRMEMLAHVNLIPVNYVPERNYIRTPRNDIFKFHRTLLDRGINSTIRREQGHDIAAACGQLRAKHLESNAR, encoded by the coding sequence ATGAAACCATTTATATACGACTATACGTTTGAGCAGCTTGAGCAATGGCTGAAGGAGCAGGGGGAGCCTGCTTTTCGGGCGGGGCAAATTTTCGACTGGCTCTATGTGAAGCGGGTGACCCGCTTCGAGGAGATGACGAATCTGTCCAAGGGGCTTCGCGGCAAGCTGGATGAGAGCTTCGATTTCGTGAACCTGAAGGTGATTACGCATATGAAGTCGCAGGACGGCACGGTCAAGTTTTTGTTCGGGCTGCATGACGACCATGCGATCGAGACGGTCATCATGAAGCATAATTATGGGAACAGCATTTGCGTGACGACCCAGGTCGGGTGCCGCGTTGGCTGTACGTTCTGCGCCTCGACGCTTGGCGGGCTGAAGCGCAACCTGACGGCGGGCGAGATCGTGGCTCAAGTCGTCACGGCGCAGAAGATGCTTGATGAGACGAACGAGCGCATCAGCAGTATCGTCATTATGGGAACAGGCGAGCCGTTCGAGAACTACGACGCGACGATGGCGTTTCTCCGGACGATGATTCATGAGCGAGGGCTGAATATCGGGCAGCGCCATATTACGGTGTCGACGAGCGGCATTGTGCCGAGTATTTACCGGTTCGCGGACGAGAACACGCAGATCAATCTCGCGATCTCGATCCATGCGCCGAATGATGCGCTGCGCTCGAAGCTTATGCCGGTGAACCGCCGCTATCCGTTCATCGAGGTGATGGAGGCCCTGAAGCACTATCAGGTGAAGACCGGGCGCAGAATTACGTTCGAGTACGCTCTCATCGGGGGCGTGAATGACAAAGTGGAGCATGCGGAGGAGCTGGCGGACATGCTCAAGCGGATGGAGATGCTGGCCCACGTCAATCTGATTCCGGTCAACTATGTGCCGGAGCGGAATTATATCCGCACTCCGCGCAACGATATTTTCAAGTTCCATCGCACGCTGCTGGATCGGGGCATTAACTCGACCATCCGGCGGGAGCAGGGGCATGATATTGCCGCCGCTTGCGGCCAGCTGCGTGCCAAGCATTTGGAGTCCAATGCGAGGTGA
- a CDS encoding Stp1/IreP family PP2C-type Ser/Thr phosphatase, protein MRAVHRSDVGRVRAVNEDRAYVSELANGYDLAVVADGMGGHQAGDIASRLAVETVVSELAALPRQLEQQQLAGALEDAILRANHTIFHIASQDEKYHHMGTTIVAVLFPSGQTSGYIGHIGDSRAYRIGRRGIVQLTEDHTLVNELVKSGQIGPEEAERHPRRNVLVRALGTDEQVKVDIIPVEYGEDDTLLLCSDGLTSMVDEDHIWSTVIDPSLPLSARADRLLSQALEAGGDDNVTVVLLEHPDAGKEE, encoded by the coding sequence ATGAGAGCTGTGCATCGTTCCGATGTTGGACGCGTGCGCGCAGTCAACGAAGATCGGGCCTATGTGTCCGAGCTGGCGAACGGCTATGATCTGGCCGTCGTCGCGGATGGCATGGGCGGACATCAGGCGGGCGATATCGCGAGCCGCCTGGCGGTAGAGACCGTGGTCTCCGAGCTGGCGGCTCTTCCCCGGCAGCTGGAGCAGCAGCAGTTGGCGGGAGCGTTGGAGGACGCGATTCTTCGCGCCAACCACACGATCTTCCATATTGCATCCCAGGATGAAAAGTACCACCACATGGGAACAACCATTGTGGCGGTGCTGTTTCCGTCTGGGCAGACGAGCGGATACATAGGCCACATCGGCGACAGCCGAGCCTATCGAATCGGCCGGCGGGGGATCGTTCAGTTGACGGAGGACCATACGCTCGTCAATGAACTAGTCAAGAGCGGCCAGATCGGCCCGGAAGAGGCGGAGCGCCATCCGCGGCGCAATGTGCTGGTGCGGGCGCTCGGCACCGATGAACAGGTGAAGGTGGATATTATCCCGGTGGAGTACGGCGAAGATGATACGCTGCTGCTGTGCAGCGACGGGTTGACCAGCATGGTGGATGAGGATCATATCTGGAGCACGGTCATCGATCCGTCGCTTCCGTTATCGGCCCGGGCAGACCGGCTGCTTAGCCAGGCGCTGGAGGCCGGCGGAGACGATAACGTTACGGTCGTCCTGTTGGAGCACCCTGACGCCGGGAAGGAGGAGTGA
- the pknB gene encoding Stk1 family PASTA domain-containing Ser/Thr kinase, translated as MIGTTLAGRYEITARIGGGGMALVYKALDNLLNRYVAVKVLRQQFVHDEEFIQRFRREAQSAASLSHPNVVSIYDVGQEDDTHYIVMEYVEGHNLNEIIQQRAPLQVEEAVRIASQICDALDHAHQNRIIHRDIKPHNILIGRNGRVKVTDFGIARAVTSSTITQTGSVVGSVHYFSPEHAKGISAGEKSDLYSLGIVLYQMLTGRLPFLGESPISVALKHLQEPFEEPRKVNPHIPQSVENIILKSMRKNPAERYQSAAEMLRDLETSLSPERAHEAKVMFAQRKVYEDPEETRVMPAIRAQEREERPPADTYPGAAPAPAAPPAAAGREPAKPAQKGWVKPAVWIGGTLLFLGILVGVVIYVKSLLVVNDVVMPNLIKMTEQEALNTLAALKIEVEDPIVREPKEGFEKGVVFDQSKPEGTKVKEGSSVRLYVSEGTPYIKMEDYAGKPSELVIQQLIEIGFDSSRITKEPVFDDEAEPGTVVGTTPAAGEKVDPRNASVKLLVSKGKETFGMPNLVGATKEEAIAKIEASGLKLAKDGVIEEPSYEQPAGRVFKQQPFEPNDPVAKGSEVRIYVSSGYPPEALRYTFPLPVSPAEHGKTSTIRIVYTDATGENKEWGTQKITSSQIFNVELVLAPNKDGVVLLYRDGDFLDTYTVSYTDAKQGTVQIPGIDDPSARQGQEVEGEIQGQSEGEGEGQEDGGGIDPGE; from the coding sequence GTGATAGGAACAACACTTGCCGGAAGGTATGAGATTACCGCCCGAATCGGCGGGGGCGGCATGGCTCTCGTCTATAAGGCATTGGATAATCTGTTGAACCGTTATGTCGCGGTCAAGGTGCTGCGCCAGCAGTTCGTGCATGACGAGGAGTTTATCCAGCGCTTTCGGCGAGAGGCCCAGTCCGCCGCTTCGCTGAGCCACCCGAACGTGGTCAGCATTTACGATGTCGGTCAAGAGGACGACACGCATTATATTGTTATGGAATATGTGGAAGGGCATAATCTGAACGAGATTATACAGCAGCGTGCCCCGCTGCAGGTCGAGGAAGCGGTGCGGATCGCGTCCCAAATATGCGATGCGCTCGACCATGCCCACCAGAACCGGATTATTCATAGAGATATTAAGCCTCATAATATACTGATCGGCCGCAATGGCCGGGTTAAAGTAACGGACTTCGGCATCGCCCGGGCCGTCACGTCGTCGACCATTACCCAGACGGGATCGGTCGTCGGATCGGTGCATTACTTCTCGCCGGAGCACGCCAAAGGAATCTCGGCGGGGGAAAAGTCCGATTTGTATTCTCTCGGCATCGTGCTCTATCAAATGCTGACCGGCAGACTGCCGTTTTTGGGCGAAAGTCCGATCAGCGTCGCGCTCAAGCATTTGCAGGAGCCGTTCGAGGAGCCGCGGAAGGTGAATCCGCATATTCCGCAAAGCGTGGAAAATATTATTTTGAAGTCGATGCGCAAAAACCCGGCGGAGCGGTACCAATCCGCCGCGGAAATGCTGCGCGACCTGGAGACCAGCCTGTCTCCGGAGCGCGCGCATGAAGCGAAGGTGATGTTCGCCCAGCGCAAAGTGTACGAGGACCCGGAAGAAACCCGCGTCATGCCCGCCATTCGGGCGCAGGAGCGGGAGGAGCGCCCGCCTGCGGATACGTATCCCGGAGCAGCTCCCGCGCCTGCGGCGCCCCCGGCGGCAGCCGGCAGGGAGCCGGCCAAGCCGGCTCAGAAGGGGTGGGTGAAGCCGGCGGTCTGGATCGGGGGAACGCTGTTGTTCCTCGGTATCCTGGTTGGCGTGGTTATCTATGTGAAAAGTCTGCTTGTCGTCAATGATGTGGTCATGCCGAACCTCATCAAAATGACGGAGCAGGAGGCGCTGAACACGTTGGCCGCGCTGAAAATCGAGGTGGAAGATCCGATTGTCCGCGAGCCGAAGGAAGGCTTCGAGAAGGGCGTGGTCTTCGATCAGAGCAAGCCGGAGGGCACGAAGGTCAAGGAAGGCTCGAGCGTCCGGCTGTATGTCAGCGAGGGAACGCCGTATATTAAGATGGAGGACTACGCCGGCAAGCCTTCGGAACTGGTCATTCAGCAGTTGATCGAAATCGGCTTCGACAGCTCCCGGATTACGAAGGAGCCGGTCTTTGACGATGAAGCCGAGCCGGGCACGGTGGTCGGCACGACGCCGGCTGCCGGGGAGAAGGTTGATCCGCGCAACGCTTCCGTGAAGCTGCTGGTCAGCAAAGGCAAGGAGACGTTCGGCATGCCGAATCTCGTCGGCGCGACGAAGGAAGAGGCCATCGCCAAGATTGAAGCGAGCGGGTTGAAGCTGGCCAAGGACGGCGTTATCGAGGAGCCGAGTTATGAGCAGCCGGCTGGCCGCGTATTCAAGCAGCAGCCGTTCGAGCCTAACGATCCGGTCGCCAAGGGCTCGGAGGTCCGCATCTATGTCAGCTCGGGCTACCCGCCGGAGGCGCTGCGCTATACGTTCCCGCTGCCCGTGAGTCCCGCGGAGCACGGCAAGACAAGCACGATCCGCATCGTCTATACGGACGCAACCGGAGAGAATAAAGAGTGGGGTACACAGAAAATCACATCAAGTCAAATCTTCAACGTAGAGCTCGTGCTCGCTCCGAACAAAGACGGGGTCGTACTATTGTATCGGGACGGTGACTTCCTGGATACGTACACGGTGAGCTATACCGATGCCAAGCAGGGCACGGTGCAGATACCGGGGATAGACGACCCCTCGGCCAGGCAAGGGCAAGAAGTTGAAGGAGAAATTCAGGGACAGAGCGAAGGAGAAGGGGAAGGGCAAGAAGATGGGGGAGGAATAGATCCGGGCGAGTAA